In a genomic window of Gloeothece verrucosa PCC 7822:
- a CDS encoding polysaccharide pyruvyl transferase family protein, whose translation MNNSVAEKLKTNLHQSLTQIGSLTECCLLNFPDYHNIGDHLIWLGEISYLTEACPTKIRYTAASIYDFSDEEMEKKAGKIPIIFQGGGNLGDLWKNHQEFREYVIAKYRDRPIIIMPQSIYFQNQENLKQAADIFNSHPNLTLFTRENQSYEIALKYFSNCQIFKTTDIAFQLANTSYLTSLNYGQSSSILYHCRFDEELNKDFSSAPIFTLSNVVQADWVSYQLGRPWKICESNLVNAITGGQVMGLTNELEFMLKELQPIFNSYPVIFNSLYNCNHHRISWAIMHCGIYQFKQHKMIITNRLHGHILCVILGIPHIFLANSYHKNQSFYESWTHEVSFCRFVKDSSEINQAAEYLLDKSSQYFHNLS comes from the coding sequence ATGAATAATTCTGTAGCAGAAAAACTCAAAACAAATTTACACCAAAGTTTAACTCAAATTGGCTCATTAACTGAGTGCTGTCTCCTCAATTTTCCTGATTATCATAATATTGGAGATCATCTAATTTGGTTAGGAGAGATTTCTTATTTAACCGAAGCTTGCCCGACCAAAATCCGCTATACTGCCGCCAGCATCTACGATTTTTCTGATGAAGAAATGGAAAAAAAAGCCGGTAAAATACCGATTATTTTTCAAGGAGGCGGTAATTTAGGGGATTTATGGAAAAATCATCAAGAGTTTAGGGAATATGTGATTGCTAAATATCGTGATCGCCCCATTATCATTATGCCGCAAAGCATTTATTTTCAAAATCAGGAGAATTTAAAACAAGCGGCTGATATTTTTAATTCTCATCCTAATTTAACTTTATTTACACGAGAAAATCAGAGCTATGAAATTGCGCTAAAATATTTTAGTAACTGTCAGATATTTAAAACAACTGATATAGCGTTTCAATTGGCGAATACATCTTATTTAACCTCTCTTAATTATGGTCAATCTTCTTCTATTTTGTATCATTGCCGCTTTGACGAAGAACTGAATAAAGATTTTTCATCAGCACCTATTTTCACTCTATCAAATGTTGTTCAAGCTGATTGGGTTTCCTACCAATTAGGAAGACCTTGGAAGATTTGCGAATCAAACCTAGTCAATGCTATAACTGGTGGTCAAGTTATGGGTTTAACTAATGAACTAGAGTTTATGTTGAAAGAGCTACAGCCAATATTTAATTCATACCCAGTAATTTTTAATAGCCTTTATAATTGTAATCATCATCGTATTTCTTGGGCAATAATGCACTGTGGTATTTATCAATTTAAACAACATAAAATGATTATTACAAATCGCTTACATGGGCATATTCTTTGTGTTATTTTAGGTATTCCTCACATTTTTCTCGCTAACTCTTATCATAAAAATCAGTCATTTTATGAAAGCTGGACTCATGAAGTTTCATTTTGTAGATTTGTTAAAGATTCTTCAGAAATTAATCAGGCTGCGGAGTATTTATTAGACAAATCAAGTCAATATTTTCATAATTTATCTTAA
- a CDS encoding glycosyltransferase family 2 protein yields MVNDICTSPTTTILIRTKNEAKYIGKTLDILNNQSIKPNEIIVVDSGSTDGTVEIVKQRSDIKLIQISPEEFTFGGSLNIGFKAATGEIILLLSAHAFPYDQHWLQNMVKHFDDQKVAGVYGKQLPQPDAWPTVERDHLMCYKDEIRIQTDPDNIKEHSFSNANSAIRRLCWEKHNFDEILPACEDREWAVTMLKMGYKIIYEPSAAVYHSHNESLLKVYRRIYKEIIGLQSIYQLRVGRFYVIKNWATSVLADFCFIVKNKKRKFWLLRVPIYRLFWSYGFLRASFSKNVK; encoded by the coding sequence ATGGTAAATGATATTTGTACAAGTCCCACAACTACCATCTTGATTCGTACCAAAAATGAAGCTAAATATATAGGAAAAACTTTAGATATTCTGAATAATCAATCAATCAAACCTAATGAGATTATTGTAGTAGATTCCGGTTCTACAGATGGAACAGTGGAAATTGTCAAGCAAAGAAGTGACATTAAACTCATTCAAATTTCTCCAGAGGAATTTACATTTGGTGGTTCTTTGAACATTGGTTTTAAAGCGGCTACAGGAGAGATCATTCTCTTATTGAGCGCTCATGCTTTTCCCTACGATCAGCACTGGTTACAAAATATGGTTAAACATTTTGATGATCAAAAAGTGGCGGGTGTTTATGGTAAACAGCTACCTCAACCCGATGCTTGGCCAACAGTTGAGCGAGATCATTTAATGTGTTACAAAGACGAGATACGAATTCAGACAGATCCAGATAATATCAAAGAACATTCTTTTTCTAATGCTAATTCTGCGATTCGCCGTCTTTGTTGGGAAAAGCATAATTTTGATGAAATTTTACCGGCTTGCGAAGACCGAGAGTGGGCAGTAACAATGTTAAAGATGGGCTACAAAATTATTTATGAACCTTCAGCCGCCGTTTATCATTCGCATAACGAATCTTTGCTCAAAGTCTATCGCAGAATTTATAAAGAAATAATAGGACTTCAGTCGATTTATCAACTTCGAGTAGGTCGGTTTTATGTTATCAAAAATTGGGCGACATCAGTCTTAGCTGATTTTTGTTTTATTGTTAAAAATAAGAAGAGAAAATTTTGGCTTTTACGAGTCCCTATTTATCGTTTATTCTGGTCTTATGGTTTTTTAAGAGCGAGTTTTTCTAAAAATGTCAAATAA